One Nicotiana tomentosiformis chromosome 4, ASM39032v3, whole genome shotgun sequence genomic window carries:
- the LOC138910590 gene encoding monothiol glutaredoxin-S2-like has translation MDMVMKLGAQSPVVIFSRSTCCMSHTIETLIRNFGANPTVYELDRLQNGKELERALVELGCQPSVPAVFIGNELVGGSNEIMSLNIRGKLKQLLIRANAIWV, from the coding sequence ATGGATATGGTGATGAAGTTGGGAGCACAAAGTCCTGTTGTGATTTTTAGCAGAAGTACTTGTTGCATGTCTCACACTATCGAAACGTTAATCCGTAATTTTGGTGCAAATCCTACAGTTTATGAGCTTGATAGACTTCAGAATGGGAAGGAATTGGAGAGGGCATTGGTTGAATTAGGGTGTCAACCAAGTGTACCTGCTGTGtttattggaaatgaattggttgGTGGTTCTAATGAAATCATGAGTCTCAACATTAGAGGCAAACTCAAGCAATTGCTCATTAGGGCTAATGCAATTTGGGTGTAG